The sequence AGGATACTTAAAAGCTGTTACGATTGTCACTAATATGAATATAAACATTAGTATAAATTAccattttttttggaaagaagCTGATACAATAATGGACGGAGAACATGCATATTTTAGTGGTTTAAAAATGCTATTATAATCATAAATTTTTAAAAGCATTTTTAAAGTATATTTTAATCATAGTAATTTTTACACCGAGCCACTAGTTTGAATGATAAGAATGATATAACACCCTGGTGATCAGGGTTTGAATCCTCCTTcctcgtttcaaaaaaaatcataactatTTTTAAACCTATATAaatagaaccaaaaaaaaaacagaaagagaAAAGGCATCTCGATTGCATACACAATATGGACATCATAGGATATGACTCAACAACCAATTCGATAGACTTCCTCAAGAATTGGTTATCAATATTCTTCAAAGAGTTACAAACGATCcgatatctttttcttttgtattaCAAAGGTTTGTTTCAATAACTTCCTTCAAAGCAGTGGTTGGTAAGAGAACATATAATTCTTACTACCATTTCTATTAGGAAACTAATGATTTGTTCTAATTTTAATTTTCCAATTTGTTCTTTTACAATTGTCATAGATTCCGTGAAATCGTCAACAACCCTGAGATAGCTACATATGTGAACTTTTGGAAGATCAGACATATTATGCCTTTCATCAACAATAGAGAAGAAGATTTTCTAAACTTTACGACATCGATGAGCAATTTGGACGCAATGATCCTTCAGGGAGCACACTTATTTTGTGATAAAGATATCTGTTTTTTTCGGAATAACACTGCTTCCAAAAGCTGCACTAAAATATCGTGAATTCTGTTCATATGCTCTTGCAACCTTACCATCCAGTATTCAAGGTCACAAGAACAAACTACAGATATACAGATCTGCATTACGTAAAATTATCAGAAAATATGCTTATATTGCTACGAGCTTGGTCAGTTTCTTTGGAACAGAGATTGCATGGCAATTGTTGGAGAAAGGGAATGAATGTCGGTCACATTTATCTTTTGACATGAAGCTTGCCCATATCTATCTATGGTATCCTGAATACACAGTCAATCTCAATGATTTGCCTTGCAAAAGATCATACAATCAACtgcaaaaaataattatacgAGATGCGAACCTGGTCATGTCCAAAAGGGAATCCAGAAAATAAATGATGTTGTTCATCCCTTAAAATTTGAGGCGAAGGCCTCGCTAAGGAGATAATCAGTTCACCAGGAACTCAATTAATTAGTAAAGTAGAATACGTCACTGAAGAAATACATCCATGATTCAGTCCACCCAAATAGAAAAGAAACCCATATGGATCATTACTagtttcaaaaaatttcaatcaTAGGCCTTGTTCATATCAATTTTACAGTCATATAATTAGACTTGTATTTCTGCTTCGTATGCATGGaatgtaatgtttcataagcaaTGAAAATGTTATCTATTATCAGACGCCCATGAATGAAAGCATATTGATTCCTTTTAATCAAGGTTGGCAAAATACGGCCCAACCTCGAAGCAAAGATTTTAGACATAATCTTATATATGTCATTACATAAACTTATCGACCTGAAATCTATAACAACCTTGGCTTGTGACGATTTCGGAATAAGGACTATATATGTATGGTTGTTATCTTGCAAAGACAAAGCCcaaattgaagaaacaaaaaaatcgtGACTAATTTCTTTCAATATACAATTTTACGCATCACATGAGCCATTATTAGCTTTAGGAGGCTGTAATAGGAATATTCTTTGGAAATGATTCTTAATCCtcttttaaataaatttaaaaaacttataaaaaattaaaaatgaccattaatatttttataaatatgtgtgttcaaaatttgattccaatcaaaaattaagaaaatatatcTTTTTAACGTTCCAACaacattttgaaaaaattttttTGTACAAATCAAAATAACAAGTACTCAAATAGGATTACTCCCACATCTGATTATCTatctttattggcatcttctctCATAAATTATTAATCTTTACACACAATCAATACCAACaagaccaaaaaaattaaaaatttatattaaaaataaaattaaataattaaaccaTTATCAACGGCCCCCGTCACGTTACGTCACTAACAAGCAACACTACAGCTCAACCACAGCTGTCACATCATTCACGGGCTATTCACTCGAGCACCGCACCACATCGCTACCAACGCTGACTGTCGTTAACGGATTCTTATCCGGGCCCGAAACGGAGGCGTACCGGGTCGAGAAATTCCGCAACGAAGCGTAATCGTCTTCCTGTTCGAACTCGTTGCTCTGGTCGTCGAAGTTCAAGGCGTAACTCAAGGGATCGTACTGGAATTTCCCTTGCCGATTCCCACTTCGGTTCCTGTTGAATCTTCTTATGAAGGTCTTCCACCTGGGGCCGGCGACGAGCTCGGACCATCCGCGGATTCTTTTGAAGGCTCTAATCCACCAGTGGCGGTCATCTTTGTAAATCTGTGCCGTCCGTATATGCTCCCACCAGGCTAATCCGACTGTCGAGGAACGGCGGGAATCAAAGCAATTAGGGAAGCAGAAGCAACAGCGTGTGTTGGCGAGTAGTGAATTGGAGGTTCCTTCTTCAAGGACCGCGTCTGGTTCTCTCTGGTCCATCTCCTCCCAAGCCCAGCAGTCTCTCTTCGTGTCTGCCTGAGAAAGATATATAAAAGATTGTAACGGAAGTCGGAAAAGCTAGTTACTGAAGGGTGGTTTCGTAATTGAGAAGAAATATTTAATTCTCTATAGAGCGTTACAGGCGCGTGATGGAGTTGTTATCAGGTGCTTCGCAGAGTGACTTTGTAAAATTATATCCAGTGGCTTGTGGATGCCATTGCCAGCTGTATTACCGCCAAGTAAATGCTCATGATTTGGGTCATGACAAGTTGACAACACGACTTCTGAGTGtgacttgtctttttttttttccttacttaaaaaataatataagtcTCAAAATTTATTGCGTCCAGATAATAGCTTAAGAAATTATAAATCGAAGCTAAATAAAGTAGGCACCAAGACTCGAACAGTAAAAACATAACACATATGGATTGGGTCTAGGTTATTGACTTCTTCTTCATAAAAAAAGATCAATCTCTACCAGATCTAGAAACCCCATTATTATGTAACAGATAAGTGTCGCATGTCGCTAAAACACACAAGAAGAAATTGGTATGGTGAAGAATTCCCGACAGATGAATGAGAATATTCAAGTGTCACCTCCTTGAAAGATAATGTTGTAAATAAATCCTGAAACATTCCTTAGtcaacataaaaacaaaaagaaaacaataaatctATACGAGGGAAAGGTAGATCTAAGTCATGGGAGGAGGAGAAAAGGCAAGAGACTCGTTGTGGTCTTCCTCCTCTTGCCTTGAAAAAATAGCTTCCGAAGTGGAGAAGTTTTGAAAGGGGTGATTTGTGGCTGGTCTTGACCCTTGAGATAGAAGCAATTTCTGtcaaaaaaaacaattttttttgtatcaatATGTTGTGTGTGATTATTAGACTGTGTCACCATATTAATACGGAAGTAAACCCGCACAATTCgtgaaaattgtaaaaaaaaatttgtaacgaaatacaataaaaaaaattaatttttaatatataatctaaaataaaattataatcatGTTATTATTACCATATATGAGTCGATTAATAATTATCATAAGAatcacatatatttttattttttttagtgaaaATTTGGCTATCACCTTGTGACTGTTACATATAAGCTCtaaactttttaatttttaggtaTTGTATAAGGATATGTTAGAATATGTTTGAAAGAAATTAAGGATGTGTTTAGGTTTAAATTTCTTGCTTCCTAGTTGTCACCCCAAAAGGCTAATTTTTTTAGTGGGGGAGATCTTAAATATTTAAACATATCTTTCAAACACTTCTTTCTTATGTGGGGGAGGTGGAGGTTGACGGTATGGACCATTGGTGATACAATAAACCTCTTTACAATATTAGTGTTATTCTATATAATAAGGGATAAATATCGAAATGATCTTTGTACTTTCGAAAAAGGATTGATTAAATCTCTCTACTTTGAAGTTTGACTTCCATTAGCCCTTGACATTAAATTTAACTGGTGTAGACTCTATTGACCTGTcttgatttggaaaaaaaatgaggCGTAAAATTTGACAAAGACtcccaacaaagaaaaataaaaaacgaaCATAACTCAATTAAATTAGAAACCCTTAAGAAAACTCTCTTCCTCCTCCGGTTGTTACATGAAAATGGCACACATAACCTACCTGCTTGACtagcaatttttttgttttagtccTCTCTGATTCTACACTAGTTACATGAATTCGGGCATTTTTGCCCACCGGAGAAGCAGGGACTGATCACCCACTCCAATTTCATTTGGACCCAAACCTGAATATAGCAAAGCCGGATCTAATTGAATGAAAGTACAAGGGTCATTTCTTTGTCTCTTGTTACAATATTCTTGGATTTTTTCATTGTCAAACTCTTTCCAGAAGGAAGTGGGGTTGTGGGAGCAGGGAAGGACTTGTGGTAATGGTGGTGGCTGATGGAGATCCggggaagaagaagaggctTTGACCCATTTGTTCAAAGTTTAGGCATTTAATTAACTCGTTATCTGAAGTACAAGGATATCTATGTTTTTAAAATGACTGTTTCAAAGAGATAGAACGATATTTCATAATaacatttttaaaatcaaatattacaaTGATGTCACGTGTCATAATTTTATTGGTCATCTCCACGTGTTTGCCACATCaataatgattaaaaaataagaaaaaacaatttATACATTTAACGGCCACGTTATGTCATGGAAATGAACAATAAGAGTTTGTTTTGCCTAAACTTCAAGTACATATGCTTGTTTAGATTGAAACAAAATAGATGGATTTGATCAACACTTTTTCAAAAGTACAGGCATCATTTCGGTACTTATCCCATATAATAATAACCTTCATTGAGTCAAACAAATATTGAATCTAACTTAGGCCAATTATAAATAAGATTAACATctataatttaataaattataatttatttatgtcTCGTCTTAAAGAATTGGAAAGGATTTGTTTGGGTCAGATCTCTTGCTTCCTAGTTGTCACCCGAAACGAGGCACTAATTTATTGAGTTGAGGAAATCTTAAATATTTGAAACACTTTCTCCGTGTGTGGGAAAGGTGGAGGTTGAGGGTGTGTACTATTAGCGATTCCTATTTTATAATATTAGTGTTACTCTATATAATAATAACCTTCAGTGAGTCAAATATTGTTTCTAACTTAGATAAACTATAAATAAGAATAAcctttatattttaataaattataatttttaaggTTTCATCGATTGTGTTTCGATTGATAGATTTGGGGAAGGGAAGGGTGTTTCTGTATGTGTAACTCAGAGAGACTTTTCTATTTCTCAAACAgtttgaaaaatgacatattaatattgCTTTTAAAATTGTTGGACATTTAGGTTcacttcaaaaaaatttatccctcataagtgcatttctattttttataatcatttaaattttatgtagttcatttttttgtaattttttgaaagaggtttagatctaatatggtttctctcttgttactttTTCTCTATGCTACATTTCTATCctatctcactacatcttctctctctactacatctctctcatgaatcacatatacattctCATTTCTATAACCAACAATCACAAGTTCTTTGCAATTATTTTTAATCAAACATTTGCTTCCTTTAAATTTCACAACGTAACTCTTATCTATCAATTGACTTATACTTATCAAGTTAAATGATAGACCATCAACATACAACACATTATCAATTGAGAAGGATTTGTTACCTAGGGATCCTATTCCTAGGATCTTACCCTTGGAGTTGTCCCCAAAAGTGACACTGTTGTTGGAAATTCATGTCTTTG is a genomic window of Tripterygium wilfordii isolate XIE 37 chromosome 16, ASM1340144v1, whole genome shotgun sequence containing:
- the LOC119981165 gene encoding uncharacterized protein LOC119981165 — encoded protein: MDQREPDAVLEEGTSNSLLANTRCCFCFPNCFDSRRSSTVGLAWWEHIRTAQIYKDDRHWWIRAFKRIRGWSELVAGPRWKTFIRRFNRNRSGNRQGKFQYDPLSYALNFDDQSNEFEQEDDYASLRNFSTRYASVSGPDKNPLTTVSVGSDVVRCSSE